The Desulfuromonas sp. genome includes a window with the following:
- a CDS encoding ATP-binding protein yields ATKHNLKVSLPEGPLMFRMDAAKMEQVMENLLSNAAKFSPAGTTVLVAGQRQEDGFLISVADQGVGMTPEQVERVFDKFYRGDASNTAVEGLGLGMSIARHIVEGHGGRIRVESSFGQGTTVLVWLPVT; encoded by the coding sequence GGCCACCAAGCACAACCTGAAGGTTTCGTTGCCCGAAGGGCCGCTGATGTTCCGAATGGATGCGGCGAAAATGGAGCAGGTGATGGAAAACCTGCTCAGTAACGCTGCCAAGTTCTCCCCGGCGGGGACCACGGTACTGGTCGCAGGGCAGAGGCAGGAGGATGGGTTTCTGATCAGCGTCGCGGACCAGGGCGTGGGCATGACCCCGGAGCAGGTGGAGCGGGTTTTTGACAAGTTCTACCGGGGCGACGCTTCCAACACGGCGGTGGAGGGGCTCGGGCTGGGGATGTCCATCGCCAGGCATATCGTCGAGGGACATGGCGGGCGGATCCGGGTCGAGAGCAGTTTCGGTCAGGGCACGACGGTGCTGGTGTGGCTTCCCGTGACCTGA